Sequence from the Qipengyuania pelagi genome:
AATCGGAGGGAGAGGCACCCGCCAGCCAAGCTCCGGCTGCCGAGACGTCCGGGGACGCTCCAAAGGACCGGCCCACCTCCCAGCCAACGCAGGCTATCCAGCGCTCGATCCGCCTTCCGGTCGAACTACTCGACGAGGTCATGAAGGGGGTCTCCGATCTGGTGCTGGCCCGTAACGATCTAGCGCGGCGACTGCGCGAAACGGGCAATCAGCCCACGCTCGATGGGCCGTTCGAACGGCTTTCCGCCATCCTCGCCGGGGTGCGCGACTCCACCACGCGAATGCGGATGCAGCGCCTCGAACATCTGTTCGGCTCCTTCCCCCGCCTCGTGCGCGACCTATCCAACGATCTCGGCAAGCAGGTCATGGTCGACTTCGAAGGCGGCGATGTCGAGCTCGACCGCGAAATGGTCGAAATGGTGCGCGATCCGCTGACCCATATCGTGCGCAACGCCATCGATCACGGCATCGAGAAACCGGTCGACCGCCAGATGGCGGGCAAGCGCGAAATCGGTCTCCTGCGCTTCGCCGCGCGCCAGTCGGGCAATCAGATCTCACTCGTCATTTCCGACGACGGCAACGGGATCGACACCGAACGCCTCGCGGCCAAGGCGGTGGAAGCGGGCGTGCGCACGCCGCAGGAGATCGCGGCGATGGACGAGCGCGCCAAGCTCGATCTCATCTTCGAACCCGGCCTTTCGACGGCCGATCAGGTCAGCGCGGTTTCGGGGCGCGGCGTGGGCATGGACGTGGTGCGCGCCAACATCCTGAAGATCGGCGGATCGATCGAGGTCGCCAGCACGCCAAAGGATGGCACGTCCTTCTATCTCAAACTGCCGCTGACCCTGTCCATGATGTCCGCTTTGACGGTCGAGACGAGGGGGCAGATCTTCGCCCTGCCCCGCTCCTTCGCCGACGAGATCGCGTTCGCGCGCACGCATATGGAGGAATTGGCGCGGGCAGGCGAAAGCCAGATGTTCACCTATCGCGGCCGCCGGATCCCCTGCATCGCGCTCGAGGACGTCCTGTTCGGCGCATCGTCGGCGCCTCTCGACTGGGGCCGCAAGAAACTGCTCGTGATACGCCTCGCCACCGGCGACGTCTTCGCTCTCGGCGTCGATCAGGTGCTCGATCACGAGGATGTGGTGGTCAAGCCGATCGCGCCCGCCATCGTGGCGACGGGGCTGTATGCCGGAACCACCCTGCTGGATGACGGACGGCCGATGATGCTGCTCGATATGCCGAGCATCGCGGCCAAATTCGGTCTCGTCGAACAACCTCGCAGCCGCTCGGACCGTGGCGAGACCGTTGGAGGTGCGACAAGCGGCGGATCGTCACAAGCGACGATCCACGCCATGCTCTATCGAGGGCTCGACGGACGCCGTCGGGCCGTGCGGCTCGGCCTGGTGCGTCGCATCGAGACGATCCAGCGCAGCGCCATCGATATCGAAGGCGATCGCGCCCAGGTCGTGATCGACGATCGGCTGATCACCCTCGTCGGCCATGAAGGCAGCGAACTTCCCGAAGGCGATTGCCGTCTGCTGCGCCTGTCGGACGGGGTCAGCGAGCTGGCGCTGATCGTCGCCGAAGTCCTCGACGCGATCGACTTGCCGGAAAACCTGCGCGCGCCCGATGCGGAGAGCGAATATGAGGGGATCGCGCTGGTCGAAGGCCACCCGATCCCGCTGATCGACGGGCATACTCTGTTTGCGCGACATGACCGGCCCGACACCGACGCGGTCACCGACACCATCAGCCCGACCTGCCGCCTGCCCGAAGACAGCGAATGGGCGCGCAAGATCCTGGAACCGCTGGTGATCGCGGCGGGCTATACGGTCCTGCGCGGCGAGGAGGACGAAAGCGATCTGAGCATCGTAATCGACGGCCATGCAGAGCCGTCGGGCGAGAGGAAGACCCCGCTGCTCCATCTGCGCAGCCATCGCGACCCCAGAGACGCTTCGGACACATCGATCTACCGTTACGATCGCGAGGCCCTGGTGGCCGCGCTTGCCAGGCTGCGCCGGGAGAATGCCGCATGAAACGCCTGATGCTCCTGTGCACGATCGCGGGCC
This genomic interval carries:
- a CDS encoding chemotaxis protein CheA, which translates into the protein MDDLLADFVAETREMLEASGGEIVAWEADPSDRARLDTIFRFVHTVKGNCGFFDFPRLERLSHAAEDALAEVRAGRRQPDNALVSAVLAIIDRIGEMTDAIEAGGEFPEGGDDALIAALEEGESEGEAPASQAPAAETSGDAPKDRPTSQPTQAIQRSIRLPVELLDEVMKGVSDLVLARNDLARRLRETGNQPTLDGPFERLSAILAGVRDSTTRMRMQRLEHLFGSFPRLVRDLSNDLGKQVMVDFEGGDVELDREMVEMVRDPLTHIVRNAIDHGIEKPVDRQMAGKREIGLLRFAARQSGNQISLVISDDGNGIDTERLAAKAVEAGVRTPQEIAAMDERAKLDLIFEPGLSTADQVSAVSGRGVGMDVVRANILKIGGSIEVASTPKDGTSFYLKLPLTLSMMSALTVETRGQIFALPRSFADEIAFARTHMEELARAGESQMFTYRGRRIPCIALEDVLFGASSAPLDWGRKKLLVIRLATGDVFALGVDQVLDHEDVVVKPIAPAIVATGLYAGTTLLDDGRPMMLLDMPSIAAKFGLVEQPRSRSDRGETVGGATSGGSSQATIHAMLYRGLDGRRRAVRLGLVRRIETIQRSAIDIEGDRAQVVIDDRLITLVGHEGSELPEGDCRLLRLSDGVSELALIVAEVLDAIDLPENLRAPDAESEYEGIALVEGHPIPLIDGHTLFARHDRPDTDAVTDTISPTCRLPEDSEWARKILEPLVIAAGYTVLRGEEDESDLSIVIDGHAEPSGERKTPLLHLRSHRDPRDASDTSIYRYDREALVAALARLRRENAA